Proteins encoded within one genomic window of Neodiprion fabricii isolate iyNeoFabr1 chromosome 6, iyNeoFabr1.1, whole genome shotgun sequence:
- the LOC124184291 gene encoding odorant receptor 30a-like produces the protein MATAKTEESFSQVIRMNVALLKFSGTIPMDDEISSKTLLSCGLTIISGAALILHTSAYIYDFLIHAAFLETAIESVALIIALFGGLVRYLIVYWLRGDMHKILRILDDLWKTASDDERRCINSLMKGVENLTYFFLSQCIFTIFFYTIAPFFVHLHDSNSNATRSLPYAFFTEVNQSPCYEILYFIQIFSMVHLCVTCVGIDMAGPLLITTVCGHLRVIRNRFRSMAQSMKIQMSDKSDIIIPRTCDRYNQAIVDSRLEIGINNPVETSVASELRSCLNYHKIILKICMHIERLTKIIFLTQLIGSTYILSAVGFKLTGNDQDKFKYSSQIVIGVVQLLICNWPPHDLMTESEAIADAAYFVPWYQWPSDLQKSIQIVILRAQKPVRLTAGKFVYLSLETFASMVSSAVSFFTVLRSLN, from the exons ATGGCTACAGCCAAAACTGAGGAATCATTTAGTCAAGTCATTCGTATGAATGTTGCCCTGTTAAAATTTTCCGGGACCATTCCGATGGACGATGAGATTTCCTCGAAGACGCTCCTCAGCTGCGGCTTGACCATCATTTCCGGCGCCGCACTGATACTTCACACTTCGGCCTATATCTACGACTTTCTTATTCACGCGGCCTTCTTGGAGACAGCGATCGAGTCCGTCGCCTTGATAATCGCCCTTTTCGGAGGACTTGTACGTTACCTGATTGTCTACTGGTTACGAGGCGATATGCATAAAATATTGCGGATCCTCGACGATCTGTGGAAGACTGCATCCGATGATGAGCGTCGATGTATCAATTCGCTAATGAAAGGCGTAGAAAACCTCACCTACTTCTTCTTGTCGCAGTGCatattcacaatatttttttacacaatcgCGCCATTCTTCGTCCATTTACACGACAGTAACTCAAACGCGACCAGAAGTTTACCTTACGCCTTTTTTACCGAGGTAAATCAGTCACCCTGCTACGAAATTCTATACTTTATTCAGATTTTTAGTATGGTTCATCTCTGTGTGACTTGTGTCGGCATTGACATGGCTGGACCACTTTTGATAACAACCGTCTGCGGACACTTGAGAGTTATCCGGAACCGATTCAGGAGTATGGCACAATCGATGAAGATTCAAATGAGCGACAAGAGCGACATAATCATTCCTCGTACCTGTGACCGTTATAACCAAGCAATAGTGGATTCCAGGTTGGAAATCGGAATAAACAATCCTGTAGAAACATCAGTGGCGTCTGAGCTTAGGTCTTGTCTTAATTATcacaaaataattctcaa AATATGCATGCACATCGAACGATTAACGAAGATCATATTTCTCACGCAACTTATCGGGAGCACTTACATCTTATCAGCGGTTGGGTTCAAATTGACCGGG AATGACCAGGACAAATTCAAGTACTCTTCGCAAATTGTCATTGGAGTGGTTCAACTCCTAATATGCAACTGGCCACCGCACGATCTGATGACAGAG AGCGAAGCAATTGCAGACGCTGCTTACTTTGTCCCGTGGTATCAATGGCCAAGTGACCTTCAAAAATCTATTCAAATCGTGATCCTGAGAGCTCAAAAGCCGGTCCGATTGACAGCTGGAAAATTCGTGTACCTCTCCCTGGAAACTTTTGCATCG ATGGTTTCATCGGCTGTCTCCTTTTTCACGGTGCTAAGGTCACTCAATTAA
- the LOC124185558 gene encoding uncharacterized protein LOC124185558: MPEQKSFDDAAGIIKFSLQFFGVLPLNGPPTIWKKQLSKFLTAFTILCVSSIIVQVIHLLLSTNLGVDKSIDTLNTVAAVAGGGLRMIFIAWNRNKIWRLMSTCEALWQDASPIELRIISVWTNRAKLLSRSLCLTTVVGAAMWIFSPIIKQVTPGTVVSSRSWPYQINMDSSLSPRYEIIYAVQSASAVVCLCSIIGCDLVSPFLALNVCGQLKLIQSWLANIAKKDFCTQLEESVCYSNLAQAMAGLYMLGISAARLTRVR; encoded by the exons atgccGGAACAAAAATCTTTCGACGATGCGGCGGgtataatcaaattttctcttcaatttttcggCGTCCTTCCTCTGAACGGACCTCCAACCATTTGGAAAAAACAACTCAGTAAATTCCTAACtgcttttacaattttgtgcGTCAGTAGCATCATCGTTCAAGTCATTCATCTCCTGCTCTCTACG AATCTTGGCGTCGATAAGTCAATCGACACCTTGAACACTGTAGCTGCAGTAGCTGGAGGAGGACTTCGAATGATCTTCATTGCCTGGAATCGCAATAAAATATGGCGTCTGATGTCGACGTGTGAGGCCTTGTGGCAGGACGCAAGCCCGATCGAGTTGAGGATCATTTCTGTATGGACGAATCGAGCAAAATTGCTTAGTCGTAGCCTGTGCCTAACGACAGTTGTTGGAGCCGCCATGTGGATATTTTCCCCCATAATCAAGCAGGTTACACCGGGTACAGTTGTCAGCAGCAGGTCTTGGCCATACCAAATAAACATGGACTCTTCACTGTCTCCACGATATGAAATTATCTACGCCGTTCAATCAGCTTCCGCTGTCGTCTGCCTCTGCTCAATAATTGGCTGCGATCTTGTCTCACCATTTTTGGCTCTAAACGTTTGCGGGCAGCTCAAACTGATCCAAAGCTGGCTGGCCAATATTGCCAAGAAAGA TTTTTGCACGCAATTGGAGGAATCTGTTTGCTACTCTAATTTGGCGCAAGCTATGGCTGGACTTTACATGCTGGGAATTTCAGCAGCAAGACTGACGAGGGTGAGATGA